A genome region from Accipiter gentilis chromosome 13, bAccGen1.1, whole genome shotgun sequence includes the following:
- the MLNR gene encoding LOW QUALITY PROTEIN: motilin receptor (The sequence of the model RefSeq protein was modified relative to this genomic sequence to represent the inferred CDS: inserted 2 bases in 1 codon; deleted 1 base in 1 codon; substituted 1 base at 1 genomic stop codon) — protein sequence MKEASYLINVEFFTASRNSSKGELWPWTSHDEQRCSALPVQAFIPVKAVCLGLCMVSVVGSILMVLVIPGDMKTATVSDLLILLGLPFDLWCSQPWIFGQLLCCLFPPCYLSEGCTYCTTLTLDSGXTMFWVTTAYFILLIICLNILYGFGREELWRSNACLRGPKAVLQEKGHCRTFKILAVVVLAFVICSLVFPTGRIVFTNTQNTRIMLFSQXFNIFTLQLFYLSASINPILYNLISKKYRAAGYKLLLPHRAAERAFTVTRDAGGYRETSASTRNEFATSFRD from the exons ATGAAGGAAGCTTCTTACCTGATAAATGTGGAGTTCTTCACTGCAA GCAGGAACAGCAGCAAGGGCGAGCTGTGGCCGTGGACGTCCCACGATGAGCAGCGGTGCTCAGCGCTGCCGGTGCAGGCGTTCATCCCTGTCAAGGCCGTCTGCCTGGGGCTCTGCATGGTCAGCGTGGTGGGCAGCATCCTGATGGTGCTGGTCATCCCTGGTGACATGAAGACGGCCACCGTCTCCGACCTGCTCATCCTCCTGGGGCTGCCCTTCGACCTCTGGTGCTCCCAGCCCTGGATTTTtgggcagctgctgtgctgcctt TTCCCCCCATGCTACCTCAGTGAGGGCTGCACCTATTGCACCACCCTCACCCTGGACTCCGG CACGATGTTCTGGGTCACCACCGCCTACTTCATCCTGCTCATCATCTGCCTCAACATCCTCTATGGCTtcggcagagaggagctgtggcGGAGCAACGCCTGCCTGCGGGGCCCCAAAGCAGTCCTCCAGGAGAAGGGGCACTGCCGGACCTTCAAGATCTTGG CTGTGGTGGTTCTGGCCTTTGTAATTTGCTCATTGGTTTTCCCCACTGGCAGGATCGTATTTACAAACACCCAGAACACCAGGATCATGCTGTTCTCCCAGTAGTTTAATATATTCACTCTGCAGCTTTTCTACCTAAGTGCATCCATCAACCCTATCCTCTACAACCTCATTTCAAAGAAGTACAGGGCAGCAGGCTACAAGCTGCTGTTGCCACACCGAGCTGCAGAAAGGGCTTTCACCGTAACAAGAGATGCTGGTGGCTACAGGGAGACCAGTGCTAGCACAAGAAACGAGTTTGCCACCAGCTTCCGAGACTGA